A single region of the Brassica rapa cultivar Chiifu-401-42 chromosome A03, CAAS_Brap_v3.01, whole genome shotgun sequence genome encodes:
- the LOC117132925 gene encoding uncharacterized protein LOC117132925 isoform X8 translates to MKNNLKKKGKLLSIAKDCEVEVSIQEDGFRGSWYRAILEQNPTRVTGKKLRVSYKTMFNEDGVSPLKETIERSFIRPVPPECLNEGVVFKEGSVVDAYFNNGWWTGVIVVERPDGSFLVYFDDPPDIMRFIRSQLRPHADWIGSKWVKSKNKVLSQHMFTRGKLVEMTREISESEKEKIWVRALVITEVRKQGDDRRKFLIKRCTISQNSSDEAEGKHLIVDICKIRPSPPRDLCAEYSLNDYVEVVVTHGWRKGRVTEILLENKYKVYFAATKEDAVFNYTEIRLSMEWLGGGSWIRAHEREFENNAGTPIRPGQDSPSNTLATDEDDTLNDDATKIRSDQESPSITLVLESNEEDKVNDDATEITSSLERHRNTSVLEATEAETQNHETIYGKELPLPHESEDMMDDVATPIIDPQEIPRGETMSESNDKIALPKRISETGTKGVVLQRINKRSNLKLVGKVETLLGKEFKKLEDSFLAPVIKMGRKQKLMVFSRHLIHHLLLRRIDIGEKGLWFTFGEQLMRFSLREFHLTTGLPCVVDKDEDEAETSATKKKKKDPWMNKNQTLNTLLKLLVEKSKELTADQRLRLGATILVEGILMASNPVTSIPEERLLRARNFKEFCKYPWGNLAFDYLLKEVKSFTYAKLTENNQYAICGFIYALQLWALSSVNQLGTFFGISDDGIQFPLCLHWKETKALTIEEVNRFDQMEKVDVKCILGDPGLHSDLVEDVDCEFGRVVDLVKRGYRLKRQDWLNRSVDIAVAEAEVDENNSVPGIDATDQEKIEFLNNKVVSLEERVKYLEGLLNIRGETVKETEKSKETEAATKTKVNGQNADYELDENEVLGVYIDAKRKEIAKRKKNGVRPPREVGHQDEDDVEVEVNEEQPQEEEEQQQEDDTEDDVDDGDKESENPETNEGQTQEEEEQHQEDDAEVNEEQPQEEEEQQEEEDTEDDVDDGDKESENPETNEEQKQEEEEQQQEDDTEVNTDVDVGAKENGSENPVKGSKKRGRKVNISQCIRVYKMLFSIIYVTFFIVSSKLKDGEENEDAYEKPVKVTRKSERVTKVNISLCIMLYKMLFSIINVTFFIVSSKLKGGEVNEDASEKPMKGTRKSKRGTKGGEVNEDASEKPMKGTRKSKRGTKDGEENEYAYEKPVKVTRKSERVTKGKKKGVTPPREVQQQVEDHAETNEDGEGNEDASKKHVKFTKKNGRGNKEHNVGTPKSKKQKKQFEKDSADDVIGSVLEDLKNAD, encoded by the exons atgaaaaataatttgaagaaaaaaggaaaactttTGTCTATTGCCAAAGATTGTGAAGTAGAAGTATCTATTCAAGAAGATGGGTTCAGAGGTTCTTGGTATAGAGCTATCCTCGAGCAAAATCCGACGAGAGTAACAGGAAAAAAGCTTCGGGTTAGTTACAAAACTATGTTCAACGAAGATGGTGTAAGTCCTTTGAAGGAAACTATTGAAAGAAGTTTTATTCGGCCAGTCCCGCCAGAGTGTCTGAATGAGGGTGTCGTATTCAAGGAAGGGTCGGTGGTGGATGCTTATTTTAATAATGGTTGGTGGACTGGTGTTATCGTAGTTGAAAGGCCAGATGGTAGTTTtttggtttactttgatgatccACCAGACATAATGAGATTCATCAGAAGCCAACTGAGACCTCATGCTGATTGGATCGGCTCCAAATGGGTCAAAAGCAAAAACaag GTATTGAGTCAACACATGTTTACGAGAGGGAAGTTGGTGGAAATGACCCGTGAAATTAGTGAAAGTGAAAAGGAAAAAATTTGGGTCCGAGCATTGGTAATTACAGAAGTTCGGAAACAAGGAGATGATAGAAGAAAATTTCTGATCAAAAGATGTACAATCTCACAAAATTCGAGTGATGAAGCGGAAGGAAAACATTTAATAGTTGATATTTGCAAAATAAGGCCATCTCCTCCTCGAGATCTTTGTGCAGAGTACAGTCTGAACGACTATGTTGAAGTGGTTGTTACCCATGGGTGGCGCAAAGGTCGAGTGACGGAAATTCTCCTTGAAAACAAATACAAAGTGTATTTCGCTGCCACAAAAGAGGATGCGGTTTTTAATTATACTGAGATTAGGCTGTCAATGGAGTGGCTAGGTGGTGGTAGTTGGATTCGCGCACATGAG AGAGAATTTGAAAATAATGCTGGCACACCAATCAGACCCGGTCAAGATAGTCCTAGTAACACACTTGCCACCGATGAAGATGATACGTTGAATGATGATGCCACCAAAATCAGATCCGATCAAGAGAGCCCTAGTATCACACTTGTTTTAGAATCCAATGAAGAGGATAAGGTGAATGATGATGCCACAGAAATCACATCCTCTCTCGAGAGACACAGAAACACTTCTGTTTTAGAAGCCACTGAGGCTGAAACACAAAACCATGAAACCATATAT GGAAAGGAGTTACCATTACCTCATGAATCAGAAGATATGATGGATGATGTAGCCACTCCAATCATAGACCCTCAAGAGATTCCACGAG GTGAAACGATGAGTGAGTCTAATGACAAGATTGCTTTGCCAAAAAGAATCTCCGAAACTGGTACAAAAGGAGTCGTATTGCAAAGAATTAACAAGCGCTCCAATCTGAAGTTGGTTGGTAAAGTTGAAACCCTTTTGGGCAAAGAATTCAAGAAGCTTGAAGATTCATTCTTGGCTCCGGTAATTAAGATGGGAAGGAAGCAGAAGCTTATGGTGTTTTCAAGGCATTTGATTCATCACTTACTCTTAAGGAGAATTGATATAGGCGAGAAGGGTTTGTGGTTTACTTTTGGAGAACAACTAATGAGGTTTTCTCTAAGAGAATTCCACTTGACAACGGGTCTGCCTTGTGTtgttgataaagatgaagatgaagccgAGACTTCagcaacaaaaaagaagaagaaagatccaTGGATGAACAAGAATCAAACTCTAAACACCTTGCTTAAGCTTCTTGTCGAAAAGAGTAAAGAGCTTACTGCTGATCAGAGATTAAGATTGGGAGCTACAATCCTTGTGGAAGGGATATTGATGGCAAGCAATCCGGTGACAAGTATTCCAGAAGAGCGTCTGCTTAGAGCTAGAAATTTCAAAGAGTTTTGCAAGTATCCCTGGGGGAATTTGGCCTTTGATTATTTACTGAAAGAAGTGAAGAGCTTTACCTATGCAAAGCTGACGGAGAATAATCAATACGCGATTTGTGGCTTTATATATGCGCTTCAGCTCTGGGCGTTATCTTCTGTGAATCAACTAGGCACATTCTTTGGTATTAGCGATGATGGAATTCAGTTTCCCTTGTGCTTGCATTGGAAAGAAACCAAAGCGCTTACTATTGAGGAGGTTAACAGATTCGACCAAATGGAGAAG GTTGATGTCAAATGTATCCTTGGAGATCCCGGATTGCATAGCGACTTGGTTGAAGATGTTGACTGTGAATTTGGAAGAGTTGTTGATCTTGTCAAAAGAGGATATCGTTTGAAGAGACAAGATTGGCTCAATAGAAGTGTCGACATTGCCGTTGCTGAAGCTGAAGTGGACGAAAATAATTCTGTTCCTGGGATTGATGCAACTGATCAAGAAAAGATTGAATTCCTCAATAATAAGGTAGTGTCTCTTGAAGAAAGAGTGAAGTACCTTGAAGGTCTTTTGAACATTCGTGGAGAAACTGTGAAG GAAACTGAGAAGTCAAAAGAAACTGAAGCCGCCACAAAAACCAAG GTAAATGGACAGAATGCCGATTATGAACTTGACGAAAATGAAGTTTTAGGAGTTTATATAGATGCCAAAAGAAAGGAAATCGCTaag AGAAAGAAGAATGGTGTAAGACCTCCACGTGAAGTAGGACATCAAGATGAAGATGATGTAGAAGTCGAAGTCAATGAA gaacaaccacaagaagaagaggaacaacaacaagaagatgATACAGAAGACGATGTGGACGATGGTGATAAAGAGAGTGAAAATCCGGAAACCAATGAA GGACAGACACAAGAGGAAGAGGAACAACACCAAGAGGATGACGCAGAAGTCAATGAA gaacagccacaagaagaagaggaacaacaagaagaagaggatacAGAAGACGATGTGGACGACGGTGATAAAGAGAGTGAAAATCCGGAAACCAATGAA GAACAGAAACAAGAGGAAGAGGAGCAACAACAAGAGGATGACACAGAAGTCAATACAGATGTTGACGTCGGTGCTAAGGAAAATGGATCTGAAAACCCCGTGAAAGGTTCAAAGAAACGTGGAAGAAAGGTAAATATCTCTCAGtgtataagggtttataaaatgtTGTTTAGTATAATCtatgtaactttttttattgtgtcaTCAAAATTGAAGGATGGAGAAGAAAATGAGGATGCATATGAAAAGCCCGTGAAGGTTACAAGGAAAAGTGAAAGAGTAACTAAGGTAAATATCTCTCTGTGTATAATGCTTTATAAAATGCTGTTTAGTATAATCaatgtaactttttttattgtgtcaTCAAAATTGAAGGGTGGAGAAGTAAATGAGGATGCATCTGAAAAGCCCATGAAGGGTACAAGGAAAAGTAAAAGAGGAACTAAG GGTGGAGAAGTAAATGAGGATGCATCTGAAAAGCCCATGAAGGGTACAAGGAAAAGTAAAAGAGGAACTAAG GATGGAGAAGAAAATGAGTATGCATATGAAAAGCCCGTGAAGGTTACAAGGAAAAGTGAAAGAGTAACTAAG GGAAAGAAGAAAGGTGTAACACCCCCACGTGAAGTACAACAACAAGTAGAAGATCATGCAGAAACCAATGAA GATGGAGAAGGGAATGAGGATGCATCTAAAAAGCACGTGAAGTTTACAAAGAAGAATGGAAGAGGAAATAAG GAACACAATGTTGGCACCCCCAAatcgaaaaaacaaaagaaacaatttgAGAAAGATTCAGCTGATGATGTGATAGGAAGTGTTTTGGAAGATCTTAAAAATGCCGATTAG
- the LOC117132925 gene encoding uncharacterized protein LOC117132925 isoform X14 produces MKNNLKKKGKLLSIAKDCEVEVSIQEDGFRGSWYRAILEQNPTRVTGKKLRVSYKTMFNEDGVSPLKETIERSFIRPVPPECLNEGVVFKEGSVVDAYFNNGWWTGVIVVERPDGSFLVYFDDPPDIMRFIRSQLRPHADWIGSKWVKSKNKVLSQHMFTRGKLVEMTREISESEKEKIWVRALVITEVRKQGDDRRKFLIKRCTISQNSSDEAEGKHLIVDICKIRPSPPRDLCAEYSLNDYVEVVVTHGWRKGRVTEILLENKYKVYFAATKEDAVFNYTEIRLSMEWLGGGSWIRAHEREFENNAGTPIRPGQDSPSNTLATDEDDTLNDDATKIRSDQESPSITLVLESNEEDKVNDDATEITSSLERHRNTSVLEATEAETQNHETIYGKELPLPHESEDMMDDVATPIIDPQEIPRGETMSESNDKIALPKRISETGTKGVVLQRINKRSNLKLVGKVETLLGKEFKKLEDSFLAPVIKMGRKQKLMVFSRHLIHHLLLRRIDIGEKGLWFTFGEQLMRFSLREFHLTTGLPCVVDKDEDEAETSATKKKKKDPWMNKNQTLNTLLKLLVEKSKELTADQRLRLGATILVEGILMASNPVTSIPEERLLRARNFKEFCKYPWGNLAFDYLLKEVKSFTYAKLTENNQYAICGFIYALQLWALSSVNQLGTFFGISDDGIQFPLCLHWKETKALTIEEVNRFDQMEKVDVKCILGDPGLHSDLVEDVDCEFGRVVDLVKRGYRLKRQDWLNRSVDIAVAEAEVDENNSVPGIDATDQEKIEFLNNKVVSLEERVKYLEGLLNIRGETVKETEKSKETEAATKTKVNGQNADYELDENEVLGVYIDAKRKEIAKRKKNGVRPPREVGHQDEDDVEVEVNEEQPQEEEEQQQEDDTEDDVDDGDKESENPETNEGQTQEEEEQHQEDDAEVNEEQPQEEEEQQEEEDTEDDVDDGDKESENPETNEEQKQEEEEQQQEDDTEVNTDVDVGAKENGSENPVKGSKKRGRKVNISQCIRVYKMLFSIIYVTFFIVSSKLKDGEENEDAYEKPVKVTRKSERVTKGGEVNEDASEKPMKGTRKSKRGTKDGEENEYAYEKPVKVTRKSERVTKGKKKGVTPPREVQQQVEDHAETNEDGEGNEDASKKHVKFTKKNGRGNKEHNVGTPKSKKQKKQFEKDSADDVIGSVLEDLKNAD; encoded by the exons atgaaaaataatttgaagaaaaaaggaaaactttTGTCTATTGCCAAAGATTGTGAAGTAGAAGTATCTATTCAAGAAGATGGGTTCAGAGGTTCTTGGTATAGAGCTATCCTCGAGCAAAATCCGACGAGAGTAACAGGAAAAAAGCTTCGGGTTAGTTACAAAACTATGTTCAACGAAGATGGTGTAAGTCCTTTGAAGGAAACTATTGAAAGAAGTTTTATTCGGCCAGTCCCGCCAGAGTGTCTGAATGAGGGTGTCGTATTCAAGGAAGGGTCGGTGGTGGATGCTTATTTTAATAATGGTTGGTGGACTGGTGTTATCGTAGTTGAAAGGCCAGATGGTAGTTTtttggtttactttgatgatccACCAGACATAATGAGATTCATCAGAAGCCAACTGAGACCTCATGCTGATTGGATCGGCTCCAAATGGGTCAAAAGCAAAAACaag GTATTGAGTCAACACATGTTTACGAGAGGGAAGTTGGTGGAAATGACCCGTGAAATTAGTGAAAGTGAAAAGGAAAAAATTTGGGTCCGAGCATTGGTAATTACAGAAGTTCGGAAACAAGGAGATGATAGAAGAAAATTTCTGATCAAAAGATGTACAATCTCACAAAATTCGAGTGATGAAGCGGAAGGAAAACATTTAATAGTTGATATTTGCAAAATAAGGCCATCTCCTCCTCGAGATCTTTGTGCAGAGTACAGTCTGAACGACTATGTTGAAGTGGTTGTTACCCATGGGTGGCGCAAAGGTCGAGTGACGGAAATTCTCCTTGAAAACAAATACAAAGTGTATTTCGCTGCCACAAAAGAGGATGCGGTTTTTAATTATACTGAGATTAGGCTGTCAATGGAGTGGCTAGGTGGTGGTAGTTGGATTCGCGCACATGAG AGAGAATTTGAAAATAATGCTGGCACACCAATCAGACCCGGTCAAGATAGTCCTAGTAACACACTTGCCACCGATGAAGATGATACGTTGAATGATGATGCCACCAAAATCAGATCCGATCAAGAGAGCCCTAGTATCACACTTGTTTTAGAATCCAATGAAGAGGATAAGGTGAATGATGATGCCACAGAAATCACATCCTCTCTCGAGAGACACAGAAACACTTCTGTTTTAGAAGCCACTGAGGCTGAAACACAAAACCATGAAACCATATAT GGAAAGGAGTTACCATTACCTCATGAATCAGAAGATATGATGGATGATGTAGCCACTCCAATCATAGACCCTCAAGAGATTCCACGAG GTGAAACGATGAGTGAGTCTAATGACAAGATTGCTTTGCCAAAAAGAATCTCCGAAACTGGTACAAAAGGAGTCGTATTGCAAAGAATTAACAAGCGCTCCAATCTGAAGTTGGTTGGTAAAGTTGAAACCCTTTTGGGCAAAGAATTCAAGAAGCTTGAAGATTCATTCTTGGCTCCGGTAATTAAGATGGGAAGGAAGCAGAAGCTTATGGTGTTTTCAAGGCATTTGATTCATCACTTACTCTTAAGGAGAATTGATATAGGCGAGAAGGGTTTGTGGTTTACTTTTGGAGAACAACTAATGAGGTTTTCTCTAAGAGAATTCCACTTGACAACGGGTCTGCCTTGTGTtgttgataaagatgaagatgaagccgAGACTTCagcaacaaaaaagaagaagaaagatccaTGGATGAACAAGAATCAAACTCTAAACACCTTGCTTAAGCTTCTTGTCGAAAAGAGTAAAGAGCTTACTGCTGATCAGAGATTAAGATTGGGAGCTACAATCCTTGTGGAAGGGATATTGATGGCAAGCAATCCGGTGACAAGTATTCCAGAAGAGCGTCTGCTTAGAGCTAGAAATTTCAAAGAGTTTTGCAAGTATCCCTGGGGGAATTTGGCCTTTGATTATTTACTGAAAGAAGTGAAGAGCTTTACCTATGCAAAGCTGACGGAGAATAATCAATACGCGATTTGTGGCTTTATATATGCGCTTCAGCTCTGGGCGTTATCTTCTGTGAATCAACTAGGCACATTCTTTGGTATTAGCGATGATGGAATTCAGTTTCCCTTGTGCTTGCATTGGAAAGAAACCAAAGCGCTTACTATTGAGGAGGTTAACAGATTCGACCAAATGGAGAAG GTTGATGTCAAATGTATCCTTGGAGATCCCGGATTGCATAGCGACTTGGTTGAAGATGTTGACTGTGAATTTGGAAGAGTTGTTGATCTTGTCAAAAGAGGATATCGTTTGAAGAGACAAGATTGGCTCAATAGAAGTGTCGACATTGCCGTTGCTGAAGCTGAAGTGGACGAAAATAATTCTGTTCCTGGGATTGATGCAACTGATCAAGAAAAGATTGAATTCCTCAATAATAAGGTAGTGTCTCTTGAAGAAAGAGTGAAGTACCTTGAAGGTCTTTTGAACATTCGTGGAGAAACTGTGAAG GAAACTGAGAAGTCAAAAGAAACTGAAGCCGCCACAAAAACCAAG GTAAATGGACAGAATGCCGATTATGAACTTGACGAAAATGAAGTTTTAGGAGTTTATATAGATGCCAAAAGAAAGGAAATCGCTaag AGAAAGAAGAATGGTGTAAGACCTCCACGTGAAGTAGGACATCAAGATGAAGATGATGTAGAAGTCGAAGTCAATGAA gaacaaccacaagaagaagaggaacaacaacaagaagatgATACAGAAGACGATGTGGACGATGGTGATAAAGAGAGTGAAAATCCGGAAACCAATGAA GGACAGACACAAGAGGAAGAGGAACAACACCAAGAGGATGACGCAGAAGTCAATGAA gaacagccacaagaagaagaggaacaacaagaagaagaggatacAGAAGACGATGTGGACGACGGTGATAAAGAGAGTGAAAATCCGGAAACCAATGAA GAACAGAAACAAGAGGAAGAGGAGCAACAACAAGAGGATGACACAGAAGTCAATACAGATGTTGACGTCGGTGCTAAGGAAAATGGATCTGAAAACCCCGTGAAAGGTTCAAAGAAACGTGGAAGAAAGGTAAATATCTCTCAGtgtataagggtttataaaatgtTGTTTAGTATAATCtatgtaactttttttattgtgtcaTCAAAATTGAAGGATGGAGAAGAAAATGAGGATGCATATGAAAAGCCCGTGAAGGTTACAAGGAAAAGTGAAAGAGTAACTAAG GGTGGAGAAGTAAATGAGGATGCATCTGAAAAGCCCATGAAGGGTACAAGGAAAAGTAAAAGAGGAACTAAG GATGGAGAAGAAAATGAGTATGCATATGAAAAGCCCGTGAAGGTTACAAGGAAAAGTGAAAGAGTAACTAAG GGAAAGAAGAAAGGTGTAACACCCCCACGTGAAGTACAACAACAAGTAGAAGATCATGCAGAAACCAATGAA GATGGAGAAGGGAATGAGGATGCATCTAAAAAGCACGTGAAGTTTACAAAGAAGAATGGAAGAGGAAATAAG GAACACAATGTTGGCACCCCCAAatcgaaaaaacaaaagaaacaatttgAGAAAGATTCAGCTGATGATGTGATAGGAAGTGTTTTGGAAGATCTTAAAAATGCCGATTAG
- the LOC117132925 gene encoding uncharacterized protein LOC117132925 isoform X10: MKNNLKKKGKLLSIAKDCEVEVSIQEDGFRGSWYRAILEQNPTRVTGKKLRVSYKTMFNEDGVSPLKETIERSFIRPVPPECLNEGVVFKEGSVVDAYFNNGWWTGVIVVERPDGSFLVYFDDPPDIMRFIRSQLRPHADWIGSKWVKSKNKVLSQHMFTRGKLVEMTREISESEKEKIWVRALVITEVRKQGDDRRKFLIKRCTISQNSSDEAEGKHLIVDICKIRPSPPRDLCAEYSLNDYVEVVVTHGWRKGRVTEILLENKYKVYFAATKEDAVFNYTEIRLSMEWLGGGSWIRAHEREFENNAGTPIRPGQDSPSNTLATDEDDTLNDDATKIRSDQESPSITLVLESNEEDKVNDDATEITSSLERHRNTSVLEATEAETQNHETIYGKELPLPHESEDMMDDVATPIIDPQEIPRGETMSESNDKIALPKRISETGTKGVVLQRINKRSNLKLVGKVETLLGKEFKKLEDSFLAPVIKMGRKQKLMVFSRHLIHHLLLRRIDIGEKGLWFTFGEQLMRFSLREFHLTTGLPCVVDKDEDEAETSATKKKKKDPWMNKNQTLNTLLKLLVEKSKELTADQRLRLGATILVEGILMASNPVTSIPEERLLRARNFKEFCKYPWGNLAFDYLLKEVKSFTYAKLTENNQYAICGFIYALQLWALSSVNQLGTFFGISDDGIQFPLCLHWKETKALTIEEVNRFDQMEKVDVKCILGDPGLHSDLVEDVDCEFGRVVDLVKRGYRLKRQDWLNRSVDIAVAEAEVDENNSVPGIDATDQEKIEFLNNKVVSLEERVKYLEGLLNIRGETVKETEKSKETEAATKTKVNGQNADYELDENEVLGVYIDAKRKEIAKRKKNGVRPPREVGHQDEDDVEVEVNEEQPQEEEEQQQEDDTEDDVDDGDKESENPETNEEQKQEEEEQQQEDDTEVNTDVDVGAKENGSENPVKGSKKRGRKDGEENEDAYEKPVKVTRKSERVTKVNISLCIMLYKMLFSIINVTFFIVSSKLKGGEVNEDASEKPMKGTRKSKRGTKVNISQCIRVYKMLFSIINVTFFIVSSKLKGGEVNEDASEKPMKGTRKSKRGTKVNISLCIMLYKMLFSILYVTFFIVSSKLKDGEENEYAYEKPVKVTRKSERVTKGKKKGVTPPREVQQQVEDHAETNEDGEGNEDASKKHVKFTKKNGRGNKEHNVGTPKSKKQKKQFEKDSADDVIGSVLEDLKNAD; this comes from the exons atgaaaaataatttgaagaaaaaaggaaaactttTGTCTATTGCCAAAGATTGTGAAGTAGAAGTATCTATTCAAGAAGATGGGTTCAGAGGTTCTTGGTATAGAGCTATCCTCGAGCAAAATCCGACGAGAGTAACAGGAAAAAAGCTTCGGGTTAGTTACAAAACTATGTTCAACGAAGATGGTGTAAGTCCTTTGAAGGAAACTATTGAAAGAAGTTTTATTCGGCCAGTCCCGCCAGAGTGTCTGAATGAGGGTGTCGTATTCAAGGAAGGGTCGGTGGTGGATGCTTATTTTAATAATGGTTGGTGGACTGGTGTTATCGTAGTTGAAAGGCCAGATGGTAGTTTtttggtttactttgatgatccACCAGACATAATGAGATTCATCAGAAGCCAACTGAGACCTCATGCTGATTGGATCGGCTCCAAATGGGTCAAAAGCAAAAACaag GTATTGAGTCAACACATGTTTACGAGAGGGAAGTTGGTGGAAATGACCCGTGAAATTAGTGAAAGTGAAAAGGAAAAAATTTGGGTCCGAGCATTGGTAATTACAGAAGTTCGGAAACAAGGAGATGATAGAAGAAAATTTCTGATCAAAAGATGTACAATCTCACAAAATTCGAGTGATGAAGCGGAAGGAAAACATTTAATAGTTGATATTTGCAAAATAAGGCCATCTCCTCCTCGAGATCTTTGTGCAGAGTACAGTCTGAACGACTATGTTGAAGTGGTTGTTACCCATGGGTGGCGCAAAGGTCGAGTGACGGAAATTCTCCTTGAAAACAAATACAAAGTGTATTTCGCTGCCACAAAAGAGGATGCGGTTTTTAATTATACTGAGATTAGGCTGTCAATGGAGTGGCTAGGTGGTGGTAGTTGGATTCGCGCACATGAG AGAGAATTTGAAAATAATGCTGGCACACCAATCAGACCCGGTCAAGATAGTCCTAGTAACACACTTGCCACCGATGAAGATGATACGTTGAATGATGATGCCACCAAAATCAGATCCGATCAAGAGAGCCCTAGTATCACACTTGTTTTAGAATCCAATGAAGAGGATAAGGTGAATGATGATGCCACAGAAATCACATCCTCTCTCGAGAGACACAGAAACACTTCTGTTTTAGAAGCCACTGAGGCTGAAACACAAAACCATGAAACCATATAT GGAAAGGAGTTACCATTACCTCATGAATCAGAAGATATGATGGATGATGTAGCCACTCCAATCATAGACCCTCAAGAGATTCCACGAG GTGAAACGATGAGTGAGTCTAATGACAAGATTGCTTTGCCAAAAAGAATCTCCGAAACTGGTACAAAAGGAGTCGTATTGCAAAGAATTAACAAGCGCTCCAATCTGAAGTTGGTTGGTAAAGTTGAAACCCTTTTGGGCAAAGAATTCAAGAAGCTTGAAGATTCATTCTTGGCTCCGGTAATTAAGATGGGAAGGAAGCAGAAGCTTATGGTGTTTTCAAGGCATTTGATTCATCACTTACTCTTAAGGAGAATTGATATAGGCGAGAAGGGTTTGTGGTTTACTTTTGGAGAACAACTAATGAGGTTTTCTCTAAGAGAATTCCACTTGACAACGGGTCTGCCTTGTGTtgttgataaagatgaagatgaagccgAGACTTCagcaacaaaaaagaagaagaaagatccaTGGATGAACAAGAATCAAACTCTAAACACCTTGCTTAAGCTTCTTGTCGAAAAGAGTAAAGAGCTTACTGCTGATCAGAGATTAAGATTGGGAGCTACAATCCTTGTGGAAGGGATATTGATGGCAAGCAATCCGGTGACAAGTATTCCAGAAGAGCGTCTGCTTAGAGCTAGAAATTTCAAAGAGTTTTGCAAGTATCCCTGGGGGAATTTGGCCTTTGATTATTTACTGAAAGAAGTGAAGAGCTTTACCTATGCAAAGCTGACGGAGAATAATCAATACGCGATTTGTGGCTTTATATATGCGCTTCAGCTCTGGGCGTTATCTTCTGTGAATCAACTAGGCACATTCTTTGGTATTAGCGATGATGGAATTCAGTTTCCCTTGTGCTTGCATTGGAAAGAAACCAAAGCGCTTACTATTGAGGAGGTTAACAGATTCGACCAAATGGAGAAG GTTGATGTCAAATGTATCCTTGGAGATCCCGGATTGCATAGCGACTTGGTTGAAGATGTTGACTGTGAATTTGGAAGAGTTGTTGATCTTGTCAAAAGAGGATATCGTTTGAAGAGACAAGATTGGCTCAATAGAAGTGTCGACATTGCCGTTGCTGAAGCTGAAGTGGACGAAAATAATTCTGTTCCTGGGATTGATGCAACTGATCAAGAAAAGATTGAATTCCTCAATAATAAGGTAGTGTCTCTTGAAGAAAGAGTGAAGTACCTTGAAGGTCTTTTGAACATTCGTGGAGAAACTGTGAAG GAAACTGAGAAGTCAAAAGAAACTGAAGCCGCCACAAAAACCAAG GTAAATGGACAGAATGCCGATTATGAACTTGACGAAAATGAAGTTTTAGGAGTTTATATAGATGCCAAAAGAAAGGAAATCGCTaag AGAAAGAAGAATGGTGTAAGACCTCCACGTGAAGTAGGACATCAAGATGAAGATGATGTAGAAGTCGAAGTCAATGAA gaacaaccacaagaagaagaggaacaacaacaagaagatgATACAGAAGACGATGTGGACGATGGTGATAAAGAGAGTGAAAATCCGGAAACCAATGAA GAACAGAAACAAGAGGAAGAGGAGCAACAACAAGAGGATGACACAGAAGTCAATACAGATGTTGACGTCGGTGCTAAGGAAAATGGATCTGAAAACCCCGTGAAAGGTTCAAAGAAACGTGGAAGAAAG GATGGAGAAGAAAATGAGGATGCATATGAAAAGCCCGTGAAGGTTACAAGGAAAAGTGAAAGAGTAACTAAGGTAAATATCTCTCTGTGTATAATGCTTTATAAAATGCTGTTTAGTATAATCaatgtaactttttttattgtgtcaTCAAAATTGAAGGGTGGAGAAGTAAATGAGGATGCATCTGAAAAGCCCATGAAGGGTACAAGGAAAAGTAAAAGAGGAACTAAGGTGAATATCTCTCAGtgtataagggtttataaaatgcTGTTTAGTATAATCaatgtaactttttttattgtgtcaTCAAAATTGAAGGGTGGAGAAGTAAATGAGGATGCATCTGAAAAGCCCATGAAGGGTACAAGGAAAAGTAAAAGAGGAACTAAGGTGAATATCTCTCTGTGTATAATGCTTTATAAAATGTTGTTTAGTATACTCtatgtaactttttttattgtgtcaTCAAAATTGAAGGATGGAGAAGAAAATGAGTATGCATATGAAAAGCCCGTGAAGGTTACAAGGAAAAGTGAAAGAGTAACTAAG GGAAAGAAGAAAGGTGTAACACCCCCACGTGAAGTACAACAACAAGTAGAAGATCATGCAGAAACCAATGAA GATGGAGAAGGGAATGAGGATGCATCTAAAAAGCACGTGAAGTTTACAAAGAAGAATGGAAGAGGAAATAAG GAACACAATGTTGGCACCCCCAAatcgaaaaaacaaaagaaacaatttgAGAAAGATTCAGCTGATGATGTGATAGGAAGTGTTTTGGAAGATCTTAAAAATGCCGATTAG